One Paraburkholderia kururiensis DNA window includes the following coding sequences:
- the guaB gene encoding IMP dehydrogenase, translating into MRLIQKALTFDDVLLVPAFSDVLPRDTSLKTRLTRNISLNIPLVSAAMDTVTEGRLAIAMAQQGGVGIIHKNLTPAEQAREVAKVKRFESGVVRDPITVPPQMKVRDVMALSQQHGISGFPVVEGAQLIGIVTNRDLRFETRLDEPVRTIMTPRERLVTVKEGAPLSEAKSLMHSHRLERVLVVNDAFELRGLMTVKDITKQTEHPAACKDEHGKLRAGAAVGVGPDNEERVELLVQAGVDVIVVDTAHGHSKGVLERVRWVKKNYPQVEVIGGNIATADAAKALVEYGADAVKVGIGPGSICTTRIVAGVGVPQISAIANVADALRGTGVPVVADGGVRYSGDVSKAIAAGANAVMMGSMLAGTEESPGDVFLYQGRQYKSYRGMGSVGAMKDGAADRYFQDNSANIDKLVPEGIEGRVAYKGSVNAILFQLIGGVRASMGYCGCRTIEEMHEKAAFVEITAAGMRESHVHDVQITKEAPNYHVD; encoded by the coding sequence ATGCGTCTGATCCAGAAAGCACTCACGTTCGATGACGTGCTCCTCGTCCCGGCCTTCTCCGACGTTCTGCCGCGCGACACCAGCCTGAAGACCCGCCTGACCCGCAACATCTCCCTGAATATCCCGCTCGTGTCCGCGGCCATGGACACCGTGACCGAAGGGCGGCTCGCCATCGCCATGGCGCAGCAGGGCGGCGTGGGCATCATCCACAAGAACCTCACGCCTGCCGAGCAGGCGCGCGAAGTCGCGAAGGTCAAGCGTTTCGAGTCGGGCGTGGTGCGCGACCCCATCACCGTGCCGCCGCAGATGAAAGTGCGCGACGTCATGGCGCTGTCGCAGCAGCATGGCATTTCGGGCTTCCCCGTGGTCGAAGGCGCACAGCTGATCGGCATCGTGACCAACCGCGACCTGCGCTTCGAAACGCGCCTCGACGAACCGGTGCGCACGATCATGACGCCGCGCGAGCGGCTCGTCACCGTGAAGGAAGGCGCGCCGCTCTCCGAAGCCAAGTCGCTCATGCATAGCCACCGTCTGGAGCGCGTGCTCGTGGTGAACGACGCGTTCGAGCTGCGCGGCCTCATGACGGTCAAAGACATCACCAAACAAACCGAACACCCTGCGGCCTGCAAGGACGAACACGGCAAGCTGCGCGCCGGCGCCGCGGTCGGCGTCGGTCCGGACAATGAAGAGCGCGTCGAGCTGCTCGTGCAGGCCGGCGTGGATGTCATCGTCGTCGACACGGCTCATGGCCACAGCAAGGGCGTGCTGGAGCGCGTGCGCTGGGTCAAGAAGAACTACCCGCAGGTCGAGGTGATCGGCGGCAACATCGCCACCGCGGACGCCGCGAAGGCGCTCGTCGAATACGGCGCGGACGCGGTGAAGGTCGGCATCGGGCCGGGTTCCATCTGCACGACGCGCATCGTGGCGGGCGTGGGCGTGCCGCAGATCAGCGCGATCGCGAACGTTGCGGACGCGCTGCGCGGCACGGGCGTGCCGGTGGTCGCGGACGGCGGCGTGCGCTATTCCGGCGACGTGTCCAAGGCTATCGCGGCCGGCGCGAACGCCGTCATGATGGGCAGCATGTTGGCGGGCACCGAAGAGTCGCCCGGTGACGTGTTCCTGTACCAGGGGCGCCAGTACAAGTCGTACCGCGGCATGGGCTCCGTCGGCGCGATGAAGGACGGCGCCGCGGACCGTTACTTCCAGGACAACTCGGCCAACATCGACAAGCTGGTGCCGGAAGGTATCGAAGGCCGCGTCGCCTACAAGGGTTCGGTCAACGCGATCCTGTTCCAGCTGATCGGCGGCGTGCGAGCCAGCATGGGCTACTGCGGTTGCCGCACTATCGAGGAAATGCACGAGAAAGCCGCATTCGTCGAAATCACGGCGGCGGGCATGCGCGAGTCGCACGTGCATGACGTGCAGATCACCAAGGAAGCGCCGAACTACCACGTGGACTGA
- a CDS encoding RnfH family protein: MNTKRLTIDVCYALPDAQTVLTVELAEGATLRDAIDASGILSRHPDIDLARQKTGVFGKLKPLDAPLADHDRVEIYRPLIVDPKLARRRRVEKTRREGSIEGRKWLPKDSR; the protein is encoded by the coding sequence ATGAACACGAAGCGGCTGACCATCGACGTCTGTTACGCGCTGCCCGACGCGCAGACCGTGCTTACCGTCGAACTCGCCGAAGGCGCCACGCTGCGCGATGCGATCGACGCGAGCGGCATTCTGTCGAGGCATCCCGATATCGATCTCGCGCGACAAAAGACCGGCGTATTCGGCAAGCTCAAGCCGCTCGATGCGCCGTTGGCCGATCACGACCGCGTGGAGATCTACCGGCCGCTGATCGTCGATCCGAAGCTCGCGCGCCGGCGGCGCGTGGAGAAAACGCGTCGCGAAGGCTCGATCGAAGGGCGCAAGTGGCTGCCCAAGGACTCGCGGTAA
- a CDS encoding type II toxin-antitoxin system RatA family toxin has product MADVQKTVLIRHSAEQMFDLVTDVDDYPNFLPWCGGVEIRRKDENGMEARIDIHFKGIKLHFATHNTQQRPTRIDMDFADGPFRKFTGYWRFTPLRADACKIEFALHYEFTSIVLEKIIGPVFNHIANTFVESFVKRADQRYGRA; this is encoded by the coding sequence ATGGCTGATGTCCAGAAAACCGTGTTGATACGCCATTCGGCGGAACAGATGTTCGACCTCGTCACCGACGTTGACGATTACCCCAATTTCCTGCCGTGGTGTGGGGGCGTGGAAATTCGCCGTAAGGACGAGAACGGAATGGAGGCGCGCATCGACATCCATTTCAAAGGCATCAAGCTCCATTTCGCCACGCACAATACGCAGCAACGGCCCACGCGCATCGACATGGATTTCGCGGACGGACCGTTTCGCAAGTTCACGGGCTACTGGCGCTTCACGCCGCTGCGCGCGGACGCCTGCAAAATCGAGTTCGCGCTGCACTACGAATTCACGAGCATCGTGCTCGAAAAGATCATCGGGCCCGTGTTCAATCACATCGCCAACACGTTCGTGGAGTCGTTCGTGAAGCGCGCGGACCAGCGGTACGGGCGGGCGTGA
- the ppsA gene encoding phosphoenolpyruvate synthase: MTNAVNVAKDEAYVVPFEQLRMTDVEIVGGKNASLGEMISQLAEAGVRVPTGFATTALAFRDFLRHNNLTERIAKRLDTLDVDDVKALAAAGKEIREWIVAAPMQPRLEQEIRAQFDTLQKSSPGELSFAVRSSATAEDLPDASFAGQQESYLNVVGIEDVLDRMKHVFASLYNDRAISYRVHKGFTHAEVALSAGVQRMVRSDVGAAGVMFTLDTESGFKDAVFITSSYGLGETVVQGAVNPDEFYVFKTTLAQGKSPIIRRSIGSKLIKMEFTQPGEPGRVKTVDVPHEQRNRFSITDDDVIELAKYAVIIEKHYQRPMDIEWGKDGRDGKIFILQARPETVKSQSHGKIEQRFKLKGQSPVLATGRAIGQKIGAGRVRVIHDPSEMERVQPGDVLVADMTDPNWEPVMKRASAIVTNRGGRTCHAAIIARELGVPAVVGCGDATDVLKDGSLVTVSCAEGDEGRIYDGLLETEVTEVQRGELPPVPVKIMMNVGNPQLAFDFSQLPNEGVGLARLEFIINNNIGVHPKAILEYPNVDADLKKAVESVARGHASPRAFYVDKLAEGIATIAAAFYPKPVIVRLSDFKSNEYKKLIGGSRYEPDEENPMLGFRGASRYIAEDFAQAFEMECIALKRVREEMGLTNVEIMVPFVRTLGQAERVVGLLGKFGLKRGENGLRLIMMCEVPSNAILAEEFLQHFDGFSIGSNDLTQLTLGLDRDSGMELLAVDFDERDPAVKFMLKRAIDTCRRLGKYVGICGQGPSDHPDFAKWLADEGIASISLNPDTVIETWQALAQAK, translated from the coding sequence ATGACTAACGCAGTTAACGTCGCAAAGGATGAGGCGTATGTAGTTCCGTTCGAACAGTTGCGGATGACCGACGTGGAAATCGTGGGTGGCAAGAACGCGTCGCTCGGCGAGATGATCAGCCAGCTCGCCGAAGCCGGCGTGCGCGTGCCGACCGGTTTCGCCACCACGGCGCTCGCGTTTCGCGACTTCCTCCGACACAACAACCTCACCGAACGTATTGCGAAACGTCTCGACACGCTCGACGTCGACGACGTGAAGGCGCTTGCCGCCGCAGGCAAGGAAATCCGCGAGTGGATCGTGGCTGCGCCGATGCAGCCTCGCCTCGAACAGGAAATTCGCGCCCAGTTCGACACGTTGCAAAAGAGCTCGCCCGGCGAGCTCTCTTTTGCCGTGCGCTCGTCGGCCACGGCCGAAGACCTGCCCGACGCCTCGTTCGCCGGCCAGCAGGAAAGCTATCTGAACGTGGTCGGTATCGAAGACGTGCTCGACCGCATGAAGCACGTGTTTGCGTCGCTCTACAACGACCGCGCCATCTCGTATCGCGTCCACAAGGGCTTCACGCACGCAGAAGTGGCCCTGTCGGCCGGCGTGCAGCGCATGGTCCGCTCGGACGTAGGCGCCGCGGGCGTGATGTTCACGCTGGACACCGAATCGGGCTTCAAGGACGCCGTGTTCATCACGTCGAGCTACGGCCTCGGCGAAACCGTCGTGCAGGGGGCCGTGAATCCGGACGAGTTCTACGTCTTCAAGACCACGCTCGCGCAGGGCAAGTCGCCCATCATCCGCCGCTCCATCGGCTCCAAGCTGATCAAGATGGAATTCACGCAGCCGGGCGAGCCGGGCCGCGTGAAGACCGTCGACGTGCCGCACGAGCAGCGCAACCGCTTCTCGATCACCGACGACGACGTCATCGAACTGGCGAAGTACGCGGTCATCATCGAAAAGCACTACCAGCGCCCCATGGACATCGAATGGGGCAAGGACGGCCGCGACGGCAAGATCTTCATCCTGCAGGCGCGTCCTGAAACGGTGAAGAGCCAGTCGCACGGCAAGATCGAGCAGCGCTTCAAGCTCAAAGGCCAGTCGCCGGTGCTTGCCACCGGGCGTGCCATCGGCCAGAAGATCGGCGCGGGCCGCGTGCGCGTGATTCACGATCCGTCCGAGATGGAGCGCGTGCAGCCCGGCGACGTGCTGGTGGCCGACATGACCGACCCGAACTGGGAGCCGGTAATGAAGCGCGCCTCGGCCATCGTCACGAACCGAGGCGGCCGGACGTGTCACGCGGCCATCATCGCGCGCGAACTCGGCGTGCCCGCCGTGGTGGGCTGCGGCGACGCCACCGACGTGCTCAAGGACGGCTCGCTCGTCACGGTGTCGTGCGCGGAAGGCGACGAAGGCCGCATCTACGACGGCCTGCTCGAAACCGAAGTGACCGAAGTGCAGCGCGGCGAACTGCCGCCGGTGCCGGTCAAGATCATGATGAACGTCGGTAATCCTCAGCTCGCGTTCGACTTCTCGCAGCTGCCGAACGAAGGCGTGGGTCTCGCGCGTCTCGAGTTCATCATCAACAACAACATCGGCGTGCACCCGAAGGCGATTCTCGAGTATCCGAACGTCGACGCGGACCTCAAGAAGGCGGTGGAAAGCGTGGCCCGCGGCCATGCGTCGCCGCGGGCCTTCTACGTGGACAAGCTCGCGGAAGGCATTGCGACGATTGCTGCCGCGTTCTATCCGAAGCCTGTCATCGTGCGTCTGTCGGACTTCAAGTCCAACGAGTACAAGAAGCTGATCGGCGGTTCGCGCTACGAGCCGGACGAAGAGAACCCGATGCTGGGCTTCCGCGGCGCATCGCGCTACATCGCGGAAGACTTCGCACAGGCCTTCGAGATGGAGTGCATCGCGTTGAAGCGCGTGCGCGAGGAGATGGGCTTGACCAACGTCGAGATCATGGTGCCGTTCGTGCGTACGCTCGGTCAGGCCGAGCGCGTGGTCGGCCTGCTCGGCAAGTTCGGTCTCAAGCGTGGCGAGAACGGCCTGCGCCTCATCATGATGTGCGAAGTGCCGTCCAACGCGATTCTGGCCGAAGAGTTCCTGCAGCACTTCGACGGCTTCTCGATCGGTTCGAATGACCTCACGCAGCTCACGCTTGGCCTCGATCGCGATTCGGGCATGGAACTGCTGGCGGTGGACTTCGACGAGCGCGACCCCGCGGTGAAGTTCATGCTGAAGCGCGCCATCGACACCTGCCGCCGCCTCGGCAAGTACGTGGGCATCTGCGGCCAGGGGCCGTCGGACCATCCGGACTTCGCGAAGTGGCTCGCCGACGAGGGCATCGCGTCGATTTCGCTGAACCCGGACACGGTCATCGAAACGTGGCAGGCGCTCGCGCAGGCGAAGTAA
- a CDS encoding DMT family transporter → MQRGVMYGVLAGALWGMVFLVPRQLSDFSPFLLSAGRYVMYGLVSLAALLPMIRTVPGRLTHEDLAALVKLAVVGNLLYYLLLTGAVHMVGIAPSSLIVGVLPVSVTLLGRRDHGAVPLARLVWPLAMVVAGIACINVDVFSTAGTSGDAAGNDTLTKLAGVACAVGALACWTWFAVENARCLRRIRHFSGNEWSVLWGVVTGALGLLMWGVIALLPAGALQTALPTPRWHTFWLLNLGLAVGASWLGNGLWNAASRRLPLTLSGQLIVFETLFALLYAFIYDHRLPRPLEIAAIVLLVAGVSWSVRQHGNEDGGDGQSIEEKAQAAAH, encoded by the coding sequence ATGCAGCGCGGTGTGATGTACGGCGTTCTCGCCGGTGCGTTATGGGGCATGGTCTTTCTCGTGCCCCGCCAATTATCGGATTTTTCGCCTTTCCTGCTGAGCGCGGGCCGCTACGTGATGTACGGGCTCGTTTCGCTCGCCGCGCTGCTGCCGATGATCCGTACCGTGCCGGGCCGCCTCACGCACGAGGACCTCGCCGCGCTGGTGAAGCTCGCCGTCGTCGGCAATCTGCTCTATTACCTGCTGCTCACGGGCGCCGTGCACATGGTGGGCATCGCGCCGTCGTCGCTGATTGTGGGCGTGCTGCCGGTCAGCGTGACGCTGCTTGGCCGCCGCGACCACGGCGCCGTGCCGCTCGCCCGCCTCGTCTGGCCGCTCGCGATGGTGGTGGCGGGCATTGCCTGCATCAACGTCGACGTGTTCTCCACGGCGGGCACGAGCGGCGACGCCGCGGGCAACGACACGCTGACGAAACTCGCGGGCGTCGCCTGCGCCGTGGGCGCGCTGGCCTGCTGGACCTGGTTTGCCGTGGAGAACGCGCGCTGCCTGCGGCGCATCCGGCATTTCAGCGGCAACGAATGGTCGGTGCTGTGGGGTGTGGTGACGGGCGCGCTGGGCCTGCTGATGTGGGGCGTTATCGCACTACTGCCCGCCGGCGCCCTGCAGACGGCGTTGCCCACACCGCGCTGGCATACGTTCTGGCTCTTGAACCTCGGGCTCGCGGTCGGCGCATCGTGGCTCGGCAACGGGTTGTGGAACGCGGCGTCCCGGCGGCTGCCGCTCACGCTCTCCGGTCAGTTGATCGTGTTCGAGACGCTGTTTGCGCTGCTCTATGCGTTCATCTACGACCATCGGCTGCCGCGACCGCTCGAGATTGCCGCCATCGTGCTGCTGGTGGCGGGCGTGAGCTGGTCAGTCCGCCAGCATGGAAACGAGGATGGCGGCGACGGGCAATCGATCGAAGAAAAGGCGCAGGCTGCGGCGCATTGA
- the smpB gene encoding SsrA-binding protein SmpB, which yields MSIIDNRKAFFDYFIEERYEAGLVLEGWEVKAIRAGRSLIKEGYVVIRDGELFLIGAHISPLPEASTHIKPDPVRTRKLLLHGNEISKLIGKVEQRGYTLVPLNFHYKGGRVKCEIGLAKGKKQHDKRETEKKRDWEREKARLMRSPG from the coding sequence ATGAGCATCATCGACAACAGGAAGGCCTTCTTCGATTACTTCATCGAGGAACGCTACGAGGCGGGGCTCGTGCTGGAAGGATGGGAAGTCAAGGCCATACGCGCGGGCCGCTCGCTGATCAAGGAAGGCTACGTCGTGATCCGCGACGGCGAACTGTTTCTGATCGGCGCGCACATCAGTCCGCTGCCCGAGGCGTCCACGCACATCAAGCCCGACCCCGTGCGTACGCGCAAGCTGCTTCTGCACGGCAACGAGATCAGCAAGCTGATCGGCAAGGTGGAGCAGCGCGGCTACACGCTCGTGCCGCTGAACTTCCATTACAAGGGCGGTCGCGTGAAGTGCGAGATTGGCCTTGCGAAGGGCAAGAAGCAGCACGACAAGCGCGAGACGGAGAAAAAGCGCGACTGGGAACGCGAAAAGGCTCGCCTCATGCGCTCGCCGGGCTGA
- the guaA gene encoding glutamine-hydrolyzing GMP synthase, whose protein sequence is MHDKILILDFGSQVTQLIARRVREAHVYSEIHPYDVDDAFIRDFAPKGIILSGGPNSVTETDTPRAPQAVFELGVPVLGICYGMQTMAEQLGGKVDGGHVREFGYAEVRARNHTKFLDGIEDFSTPEGHGMLKVWMSHGDKVTEMPEGFKLMASTESCPIAAMADESRHFYGLQWHPEVTHTVQGRAMLERFVLGIVGAKADWEMGHYIDEAVAKIREQVGDEHVILGLSGGVDSSVAAALLHRAIGNQLTCVFVDHGLLRLNEAEQVMATFADHLGVKVIHVDASEAFLSKLAGVTDPEAKRKIIGAEFVEVFQAEAGKLKDAKWLAQGTIYPDVIESAGKGKKAAHTIKSHHNVGGLPETLNLKLLEPLRELFKDEVRELGVKLGLPHEMVYRHPFPGPGLGVRILGEVKRDFADLLRRADAIFIETLRTTIDKETGKSWYDLTSQAFAVFLPVKSVGVMGDGRTYEYVVALRAVQTLDFMTAHWAHLPHELLGRVSNRIINEVRGINRVVYDISGKPPATIEWE, encoded by the coding sequence ATGCACGACAAGATCCTGATTCTCGACTTCGGTTCGCAAGTCACCCAGCTGATTGCACGACGGGTGCGCGAAGCCCACGTGTACTCGGAAATCCATCCGTACGACGTCGACGACGCCTTCATCCGCGACTTCGCGCCGAAAGGCATCATTCTTTCGGGCGGCCCGAATTCGGTCACCGAAACCGATACGCCGCGCGCCCCGCAGGCCGTGTTCGAACTCGGCGTGCCCGTGCTCGGCATCTGCTACGGCATGCAGACGATGGCCGAGCAACTGGGCGGCAAGGTGGACGGCGGCCACGTGCGCGAGTTCGGTTATGCCGAGGTGCGGGCGCGCAACCATACGAAGTTCCTCGACGGCATCGAAGACTTCAGCACGCCGGAAGGGCACGGCATGCTGAAGGTGTGGATGAGCCACGGCGACAAGGTCACGGAAATGCCCGAAGGCTTCAAGCTGATGGCGTCCACGGAGTCGTGCCCGATCGCCGCGATGGCCGACGAGTCGCGCCACTTCTACGGCCTGCAGTGGCACCCCGAGGTCACCCACACGGTTCAGGGGCGCGCCATGCTCGAACGCTTCGTGCTCGGCATCGTGGGCGCGAAGGCGGACTGGGAGATGGGCCACTACATCGACGAAGCCGTCGCGAAGATTCGCGAGCAGGTGGGCGACGAGCATGTCATCCTGGGCCTGTCGGGCGGCGTGGATTCGTCCGTGGCGGCTGCGCTGCTGCACCGCGCGATCGGCAACCAGCTGACGTGCGTGTTCGTCGATCATGGTCTGCTGCGACTCAACGAAGCCGAACAGGTCATGGCCACCTTCGCCGACCACCTCGGCGTGAAGGTGATTCACGTGGATGCGAGCGAGGCGTTTCTCTCGAAGCTCGCCGGCGTGACGGACCCCGAGGCGAAGCGCAAGATCATCGGCGCCGAATTCGTGGAGGTGTTCCAGGCCGAGGCCGGCAAGCTCAAGGACGCGAAGTGGCTCGCGCAGGGCACGATCTACCCGGACGTGATCGAGTCCGCGGGCAAAGGCAAGAAGGCCGCGCACACCATCAAGAGCCACCACAACGTGGGCGGTCTGCCGGAAACGCTGAACCTCAAGCTGCTCGAACCGCTGCGTGAACTCTTCAAGGACGAAGTGCGCGAACTGGGCGTGAAGCTCGGGCTGCCGCACGAGATGGTGTACCGCCATCCGTTCCCGGGACCCGGCCTCGGCGTGCGCATTCTCGGCGAAGTGAAGCGCGACTTTGCGGACCTGCTGCGCCGCGCGGACGCGATCTTCATCGAAACGCTGCGCACCACCATCGACAAGGAAACGGGCAAGTCGTGGTACGACCTGACGAGCCAGGCGTTCGCCGTCTTCTTGCCGGTGAAGAGCGTGGGCGTGATGGGCGACGGCCGCACCTACGAATACGTGGTGGCGCTGCGCGCGGTGCAGACGCTCGACTTCATGACGGCGCACTGGGCGCACCTGCCGCACGAACTGCTGGGCCGCGTGTCGAACCGGATCATCAACGAGGTGCGGGGCATCAACCGCGTGGTGTACGACATCTCGGGGAAGCCGCCGGCGACAATCGAGTGGGAGTAA
- a CDS encoding NfeD family protein: protein MAIHGLFWWVGAGAMIVLELMSGTFYLLMIALGFIAAGLAQWGGAPLEVQLAVAAVVALVAVAALRRSRFGRLRRKDAAHNPDVNIDIGSPLTVTAWRDRRARAMYRGAQWDVELAPGESEDARFYEITALRGNCLIVAARKHVTPA from the coding sequence GTGGCCATTCACGGACTGTTCTGGTGGGTCGGCGCGGGGGCGATGATCGTGCTGGAGTTGATGAGCGGCACGTTCTATCTGTTGATGATCGCGCTCGGCTTCATTGCCGCGGGGCTTGCTCAGTGGGGCGGTGCTCCGCTCGAAGTGCAGCTCGCCGTGGCAGCGGTGGTGGCGCTCGTCGCCGTGGCGGCGCTGCGCCGCTCGCGCTTTGGGCGGCTGCGTCGTAAAGACGCGGCGCACAATCCGGACGTCAATATCGACATCGGGTCGCCGCTCACGGTGACGGCCTGGCGCGACCGCCGGGCGCGCGCGATGTACCGCGGCGCGCAGTGGGACGTGGAGCTGGCGCCGGGGGAGTCGGAAGATGCCCGCTTCTACGAGATCACCGCGCTGCGCGGCAACTGCCTCATCGTGGCCGCGCGCAAGCACGTGACGCCGGCCTGA
- a CDS encoding SPFH domain-containing protein has product MEIPVVGLIVLVIVVVLIAQTIKIVPQQHAWVLERLGRYHATLTPGLNFVLPFIDRVAYRHVLKEIPLDVPSQVCITRDNTQLQVDGVLYFQVTDPMKASYGSSNFVFAITQLSQTTLRSVIGKLELDKTFEERDFINHSVVSALDEAASNWGVKVLRYEIKDLTPPKEILHAMQAQITAEREKRALIAASEGRKQEQINLAAGAREAAIQKSEGERQAAINQAQGQAAAILAVAEANAEAIQKIAASIQSQGGMEAVNLKVAEQYVNAFGNLAKQGNTLIVPGNLADMGSMIASALTIVKAKGSEARSN; this is encoded by the coding sequence ATGGAAATACCAGTCGTCGGGCTGATCGTGCTCGTGATCGTCGTGGTGCTGATCGCACAGACCATCAAGATCGTGCCGCAGCAGCATGCGTGGGTGCTGGAGCGGCTCGGGCGCTATCACGCCACGCTGACGCCGGGGCTCAACTTCGTGCTTCCGTTCATCGACCGCGTGGCGTACCGGCACGTGCTCAAGGAAATTCCGCTCGACGTGCCGAGTCAGGTCTGTATCACGCGCGACAACACGCAGTTGCAGGTGGACGGCGTGCTGTACTTCCAGGTGACGGACCCGATGAAGGCGTCGTACGGATCGAGCAATTTCGTCTTCGCCATCACGCAGCTGTCGCAGACCACGCTGCGCTCGGTGATCGGCAAGCTCGAACTCGACAAGACGTTCGAGGAGCGCGACTTCATCAATCACAGCGTGGTCTCCGCACTCGATGAAGCCGCGTCCAACTGGGGCGTCAAGGTGTTGCGCTACGAGATCAAGGACCTCACGCCGCCGAAGGAAATCCTGCACGCCATGCAGGCCCAGATCACGGCGGAGCGCGAGAAGCGGGCGCTCATCGCCGCATCGGAGGGCCGCAAGCAGGAGCAGATCAACCTGGCCGCGGGGGCGCGCGAAGCGGCCATCCAGAAGTCCGAGGGCGAGCGCCAGGCGGCCATCAATCAGGCGCAGGGGCAGGCCGCAGCGATACTCGCGGTGGCCGAGGCGAACGCCGAGGCGATCCAGAAGATCGCGGCGTCGATTCAGTCTCAAGGCGGTATGGAGGCGGTCAACCTGAAGGTGGCGGAGCAGTACGTGAACGCGTTCGGCAATCTGGCGAAGCAGGGCAACACGCTCATCGTGCCCGGCAACCTGGCTGACATGGGGTCGATGATCGCGTCGGCGCTCACCATCGTGAAGGCGAAGGGCAGCGAGGCGCGCAGCAACTGA